The following nucleotide sequence is from Desulfocurvibacter africanus subsp. africanus DSM 2603.
CGGCTCGGTATCCTCGTGGCTGTAGGCCGGCGCGCAGCAGCAAAGGATGATCAGGTTGTCGGGGCCGGGGTTATCGAGGCCATGTGGAGTTCCGGGGGGAATGAGCACCGTGTCGCCGGGATTCACGGCAAAGCGCTCCCCGGCCAGGAGCACGACGCCCTGGCCGGACAGCACATGATAGAGTTCCTCGCTCTTGGCGTGGCGGTGGACCAAGGTCTTGGCGCCTGGCTGTATCACTGCTTCGGCCAGGCTCTGGTTGCGAACTCCGGCATGCACCGAGGGGTGCATGAGTTCGCGCACCGTGGAGCCGTCCTTGGTGCGGTACGGCTCCACTTGATCACGACGTGTGCGCATTGTCTTCATTCGGTCCCGCCTCAGTAAACCTGCTTGAACAGGTCCTCGCCTTCAGCCGGCGTCACGCCCATTGTCGCGGGCGAGTCCGAGCCGGTGGCCATCTCCGTGGGAGCGGAGCCTTCCAGGAAGGGCAGGAAGAGGCTTTCCGTGGAGTTCGGCCCTGCGAGCAGGCCGCTCTGGGGATCGATGCTTACCATTGTCACGCCAGCCGGGCGGGGAAAGTCCTGGAATGGGAACTGCTCCTCCACTGCCGCACGGTAGTCGACCCATATGGGCGAAGCGGCTCGTGCGCCGGTCTCGTACTTGCCCATGGGCTCGTTTGAGTCGAAGCCCACGAACACGCCCGTGACCAGATAGGGCGTAAAGCCGAGGAACCAAGCGTCACGCTCGTCATTGGACGTGCCGGTCTTGCCCGCCACCGGCCGCTTCAAGGCCTTGGCCCTCCAGCCCGTGCCGCTTTGGACGACATCCTTGAGCATGCTGGTCACGATATAGGCGGTCTGCGGGCTGATGGCCTCGACGGGCTCGGGTTGCGAGGCATACAGGCTTTCGCCCCAGGCGCTGACCACGTCGAGCACCAGGCGCGGATTTATGTAGGAGCCGCCACGGGCAAAGGCGGTGTAGGCCTGGCAAAGGTTGAGAGGCGTGACAACCGCCGAGCCCAGGGCCACGGACAAGTCCTGGGGGAAGTTGGACACGAGCCCCATGGCCTTGGCCCGTTCGATGATGGTCTTGATGCCGATTTTTTGGGCGATGCGGATGGTCACCAAGTTGCGCGATTTGACCAGGGCCGTGCGCAGGAGCGTGGGTCCGTAGAACACGCCCTCGAAGTTGTCGGGCTTCCATATCTGCGACGTGACTTCGTCGGTGTAGACCACGGGCGCATCGAGAAGGACACTGGCCGGTGTGTAGCCGTTGTCCAGGGCCGCGGAGTAGACGATGGGTTTGAAGGCCGAGCCGGGCTGACGAAGGGCCTGGGTGGCGCGGTTGAACTGGCTGCGTTGGAATGAATAGCCGCCCACCAGCGCCAGCACCTCGCCCGAGTCGGGGCGTATGGACACCAGGGCGCCTTCCACGCTCGGCTCGCGCCGCAGGGCCAAGCTCCAGCGAGCTTCATTCGGCTGAGCGGGCTTCTTGAGCACCTCGGCCCAGACCACATCGCCTGACCGAAGCACTGTGGTTGCATCGGTGACGGGCGGAACCTCTTCGGGGGATTTCTGCGCGTCGGGCTCGCGTGCCCAGCTCATCTGAGCCAAAGGAATTTCACCCGTCAAATCACCAAAACGCACCAAGGCGCCCTGAGGCGAAACTTGGGTCACGAGAACCTTGAGCCAGGATCCGGGCTCAAGCGCCTCGGAGGGCAGAGCCTCGTCGGCAAGGAACATGGCGTGCTCCTCGGGCCGCAGGCGCATAAGGGAACCTTCCCAGCCTCGGCGGCGGGCCGACTCTTCAAGCCCCTTGCGCATGGCGTTCTCGGCGGCTTCCTGGTGTGTCATGTCCAGGGCCGCGCGCACGTGCAGGCCGCCTTCGTAGACTGCCTGCTCGCCATAGCGCTCCACGAGCCAACGCCGCACTTCCTCCAGGTAATAGGCCCCAAGCTTCCAGGACGGGTCGGGCATGCTCTTGAATTCCAGAGGCTCGACCAGGGAGCGTTCGTACTGCTCGCGGTTGATCCAGCCGGACTCGAGCATGCGGTTCAGCACGTAACGCTGGCGGTTAATGGCCGACTCGGGGTGCTGATAAGGATTGTAGTTGGAAGGGGCCTGGGGCAGCCCGGCCAGCACGGCAGCCTCGGCCAGGCTCAACTCATTTACGTGCTTGCCGAAATAGGCTCTGGCCGCGGCTTCAACTCCGTAGGCGCCCGCGCCGAGGTATATCTGGTTGAGATAAATGGTCAGGATCTCTTCTTTGGTCAGGTAGCGCTCCAGGCGATAAGCCAGGATGGCTTCCTTGATCTTGCGCGAGTAGCTGCGCTCGGGCGAAAGCAGGAGTTGCTTGATGATCTGCTGGGTGATGGTCGAGCCGCCCTGGCGGATGCCTCCGGCCCGCATGTTTGCGAGGAATGCCCTGGCAATGGCCATGGTGTCCACGCCATCGTGCTGGTAGAAACCGGAATCCTCGGCGGCGAGGAATGCTTCGGGCAGGTACTTGGGCATTTCGGCCAAGGTGACCAGGAAGCGTTTTTCCTTGTAGAAATAGCCGAGCACCTTACCGTTGCGCGAATAGACCGTGGTCACCAGCGGTGGATTATAGTCGGCGATGCGCTTGAAGCCGGGCAGGTCCTTGGAGGCCCACACATAGAGTCCCACGGCTCCGGCGGCCAGGGCCGTGATGCCGAAGGCCATGATAACGAGGGTGACGATCAGGATCTTTTTCATCTGTTACTTCTCGCAAAGCTGACGATTGGCCGTGGCATGCCACGCTCCGGGGGAAGTCCCCAGGCTAGGCGCAGCCTGGCGTGCAATTCGCGCGCCTTGGCTGGGGTCGATGTGAATTTTCGCAGGAGCATGGCCATTCCGCGGGCTTCGCGCCGGGCTAGGCAATCGGCTCCCAGGACCATGATATCTCCACCACTCACCCAGAAGGGAAAGAGACGGCAGTAGTACGGCCGGGCCTCGGTGGGAAGCCTGCAGCCGGTGTCGGACAAAAAAATGCACTTACCGGACGAATCCACGGCCAGGCGAAAGTGGAATTTGCGGGGATGGAACAGCTCCTCCACGAGTTTCTGCTCGCCGGGAAAAAGTGTGGCCACATGGCTCACGAAGGCGGAGGAATTAGCTTCCTGCGCGAACCAGCCTTTGTTGACGACGAAATCGCGGATGCGGTCCATCTCGATGTCCGAAAGCGGAAAGCAAAATTCCTCCTGCCCCGGCGCAAGCTGGCAGCAGGTAGGGCCCATGGATGCGCATCGAGCGCAAACGTATTCACAAGACATGCATGAATCCTAATAATCCCCCGTGGGGCCTTGAGGCCAGTGGCCGTTGAAGCCGCGACACACGAGGAACGTGAACTCCTGGGCTGGCCGGCCCTTGTGTCGCGTGCGGTAATACACCGGCTCGACGCTGTCAAACATGCCCAGCAACAGGTCGGGCACAGGTCGATTCGGCTTGCGCTCGACGAATACGGCATCCCAGCCGAGCTTGTCGTGCGGTCCAGGCCAGAGGTCATACTGGTTCATGCGCCGCCCCAGGTTGACGCAGTAGGTGAAAGGCTGGCCCGGGGCGTAGAAGGCCAGCGCAGCCGTGGTGTCGTAAGCGCTCGAGAAGAAGAAAACCCTGGTCGGGTCCACGAAGCTCGCTTGCCGCAGTTCCGCGAGCTTATTCCCCAAGTCGCTCCAGCCCTTGAGCCGCAGGGCCGGGTCGTAGTCGTGGGGCAGGGGGATGGTGCCCTGCAAATGCAGGAGCATGAAGACAAGCCCTGCGAGCGCGAGCCAGACTTTTCTGGCCCGGTGCAGCGCGCCTCTCCCTTCCCTCCAGAACCAGTGCCAGAAGAACCCCGCCGAGATCAAGCCGCTTACATAGCACATGGCGGGCCAGTTGCCCTCGATTTTGGTGTGCAGGCTCCAGGCGAGAAAAAAAGCGAACATGGGCCAGAAGCCGGCCACGAGCAAAGCGGCCTGGGTCTGGCTCAAACCCAACGGCGGGTGGCGCTTGCCCCAGACCTGGCGCAGGGCCGCCCACGAGCCGGCCAGGGTGGCCGCAAGCCACCACGGGCTCAGCAGGCCGATCTGGCTGCCCACGTATTCCGGCAGCTTTCTCGGCCGAAGAAACGCCTCGGCGCGATTGCCGCTCACGCCGGCCAGGTTGCCAACGTGCTTGAAGGCCGCGAAGCCGTTCTCGATGTTCCAGGCAAAGACCGGCGCAAGACCTACGACCGTGCCGGCGGTCAGCGCAGCCGCCAGCCTGGGCCAGAATCCCTTGGGCAAGAGCCCGGCCCTTTGCAGGATAAGCCCATGGAGCAGGGCCACGCCGATAAAGGCCAGCATCATGTACTTGGCCAGCAACCCCAGGGCCATGCAGACGGCCAGCCCCAGCCACGGCCAAACGCCACCCTGTCCCTGACTGGCCGCGAGCAGGCACAGCAGCGCGCCCAGCCAGCAGACCAGCAGAGGGTTGTCCGTGGTCATGAGCAGGCCGGAGGCCAGGAATAGCGGTGTGGTCGAGGCGATGACCAACACCCACAGGGCCACCCGAGGCCTGCCGAAGAGCTTGGCGACGCCCAGGTACAGGAGCGCTTGAGTTGCCGCGGCGCCCATGAAGGCCCCGGCGCGCACGCCGCTCTCCGTGTTTCCGAGAAAGCCGGTCCAAAAAGCGATGATGTAGGCTATTAGCGGCGGCTTGGAATAGTAGGAGAGCTGCAGCCGGCGGGTCCAGTCCCAATATTGCGCCTCGTCCATGACCAGGTCAAGTTGCCCGCAGAAGAGGAAGGCCAGCCGGGCCAGACCGGTTCCCAAAATGATCGTGCCGGCCCAGAACCCCGGCCGGCGTCCCAGCACATTCCCTTCGCTCAAGAGCAGCCTCCTTCTCCGAGCATATGCGTTCTACCCATCGATTTGCGCCTTGTCCAGATTGATGCCTGTTTGTGCGATGGACAGAAGAAAATGAGCCGGCCTCTTGCCGCGAATCCATATCTAGCATATCGCAAAAGGTCCCAACCCTCGACGCGATGGCCGGACGCCGCGTTGAGGAGGCGCCCTGCGGCTCGGATATCCAGCCGGTCAGATCGGTAACGTGATCGGCATCTGAGCTTCATACGGCGACAACATGGGGGATATAGGGCAGGAACATCGTTCAACCGCAGAAGGAGGCGCAGATATGAATACTCGTGGTACGGAAGAAATCAGGCACCGCCTCACAATCGCCCTGCAGGAGATCGAAGAGGCCCACGAGGGCAGCATGGAGATGCTCGCCGACGGCTTCCAGGCCTTTGCCGATACTGTCGATGTGGCTTCCCAGGAAACGGACAGGAAGATTCTCTTGGCTCTGCGCGAGCGGGACCGCCAGCGCGCCAGGGATATCCGCCGGGCACTTCGGCAGTTGGAGGATGGCAACTACGGTATTTGCGAGGAATGCGGCGAGCCTATCGCGCCTGCCAGGCTGAAAGCTTTCCCCACCACCACGCTGTGCGTACACTGCAAGGAGGCCCTGGAACAGGAGCAGTACGCTCACGCCAGATGACGCCATCGCGTGACGACGCGGCGCAACAAACGCATTAAACACATGTCCGGAGGGCGCGGCCTTCCGGACATGTTCGTTCAGGACTTCGTCAACCCGGCGTTCAGACTGCGTTGTCGGCGGGCGCCCTGGCCGGCTGCGGCCGCCGGTTGGTCAGCCAGACTCCGCAAATGACCATGGCTCCGCCCGCGGCCAAGGTCCAGGTCACGCTCTCTCCCAGCACGAGCACCCCAAGACCGATGGCCGCCACAGGCACGAGATTGATGAACACGCCGGCCCTGCTTGCGCCGATGGCCTTGATGCCCTCGTAGTACCAGGCGAAGCTCAGGCCCGTGGCCATGACGCCCAGAAAGAGCAGATTGCCCCAGACCACGAGGCCGATGGACCGGACCGTTCCGGCAATACCCTCGGCCAGGGCGGCGGGCAGCAGCAGGAAGCAGCCGAATATGCAGGACCATGTCACGGCCGTGAGCGGAGACATGATGACCATGGCTCGCTTGCCCAGCAGCGAGTACGCGCTCCAGGCCGCCACGCAGCCGAAGATGTAGAGCTCGCCGTGGCCCAGGCCGCCCTCCAGGAGCGCCAGCGGATCGCCGCGCGAAATGATGAGCAACACGCCGCTCAAGGACAGCGGGATGCCCACGGCATGCCAGCGGCCAAGCCGCTCCTTCAGGAACAGGCCCGAGAAGATGGCCATGACCGCCGGGGTGCTGGCGATGATGAGCGCGGCCTTGCCGGCCGGCACGCTGCGCAGCCCGGAAAAGAAGAAGGCGTTGTAGGCGAACACGCCCGTGAGGCCCAGCAGCAGGGCGTGCAGCAGGTGCTCGCGCCGCAAGATGGGCAGGCGTTTTTCCTCGCGCATGGTCATGAAGACCAGGAAGATGGAGGCCACGAGAAAGCGCAGGAAGGCGGCCGAAAACGGCTCCATGGCCCCGGCCACGATGCGGCCTGAAACCCAGGTGCCTCCCCATATGGCCATGGAGGCGACAAGCTTGACGTAAATGGCGGGCACGGGGAAACCCCTTGGCTGTCGTGCGTGAAGAAGCAGCCTCTACGCCCTTTACCCAGGACTGCCAAGAGACTGCTTTCCTGCATCTGCTCCGGTCGGAAATCGGACCATGCGTCCGTTCCGGTTTACTCCGAGGCCGGGTCTGCTCCGAAGTCGTCCAGGACCCGCTGGGCCATTTCGGCCGAGGCGCGGGCCATGGGGATGCACAGCCCGAGCTTGAGGTTGCGCTCGCGGAAAGCCTGCTGGCCCTCCGCCGTGCGGAAATCCACGCTGGTCAGCTCCACGCAGGTCAATGCGCCGAAGCGCTCCTGAAATTCGTTCACCAGCTCCTGGACCATGGCGTAGACCGCCTCCAGGGACGCCTGGCCAGAGTCGCGCCCGTGCAGCAGGCCAAGGGCCATGATCGCGCCCGAGAGAGCACCGCACATGCCGCCCGTGCGCGCCACGCCGCTGCAGAATCCGCTGGCCATGCGCGGAGCGAAGCCGGACCAGGCCGCCTGTGCGCAGTTTCGCTCGCACAGGGCCTGCAACACGCTCTCGGCGCACAGTAACCCGTTGGACTCGAACAACTCGCCGGCTCTGACCGCGACATCAATCCTGTTCATATCTCCTCCTTGTGGATACTTCACTTTGAGTCAGGGGGACGATAATAGAGCCGGTACGATCGAGTAAAACGATTTTATCCCATAAGGCATATCGCACACATCGATCACAGGAGCATGGATGGAGCTTCGACATTTACGCACCTTCCGCACAGTGGCCACGCTCATGAGCTTCAACAAGGCTTCCAAGGTGTTGAACTATGCCCAATCGTCCATCTCGGTCCAGATCCAGGCCCTGGAGCGTGACCTGGACAACCGGCTCTTCGACCGACGAGGCAAGAAGCTCTTCCTGACCGATGCCGGCCGGGAATTGCTGGTCTACTGCGACAGGCTGCTGGCCCTGGCTGACGAGGCCCGCGAGCGAGTCACGGCCCAGGGCGTACGCCAAGGCACGCTGAACGTGCGCGTGCCCGAGAGTCTGGGGCTCATGCTTCTGCCCGGTCTGCTTGGCCGGTTCCGACAATCCTTTCCGGATATCCGCCTGGCCCTGCACGCTTGCTCCGCGGAATCCCTGCCCAGGGATCTCTTCGAGGGAGTCTACGACCTGGCTTTCCTGCTGGCGGAATCGGTGGATGCAGCGGTGCTTCAGGTGGAGCGGCTGGGCTGCATGGAGATCGTCCCCGTTGCCGCGCCAGGTCACACATTGACCGACACAGGCCGCATTCCCCTAGCCATGTTGGCTGCGCAGCCACTGCTGCTCGGCACTTCCGACTGCAGCTACCGCAAATCCTTCGAGCGGCTGCTGGCTGGCGAGGGCCTAACGCCTGCGTCCCTCACCGAAGTCGCCGGCATGGAGCTGCTCAAGCGCCTGGTGGCTGAGGGAGCCGGGTATACGATGTTGCCTTGGCCCATGGCTCGCGAGGAGATGCA
It contains:
- a CDS encoding cupin domain-containing protein, which gives rise to MKTMRTRRDQVEPYRTKDGSTVRELMHPSVHAGVRNQSLAEAVIQPGAKTLVHRHAKSEELYHVLSGQGVVLLAGERFAVNPGDTVLIPPGTPHGLDNPGPDNLIILCCCAPAYSHEDTEPA
- a CDS encoding penicillin-binding protein 1A — protein: MKKILIVTLVIMAFGITALAAGAVGLYVWASKDLPGFKRIADYNPPLVTTVYSRNGKVLGYFYKEKRFLVTLAEMPKYLPEAFLAAEDSGFYQHDGVDTMAIARAFLANMRAGGIRQGGSTITQQIIKQLLLSPERSYSRKIKEAILAYRLERYLTKEEILTIYLNQIYLGAGAYGVEAAARAYFGKHVNELSLAEAAVLAGLPQAPSNYNPYQHPESAINRQRYVLNRMLESGWINREQYERSLVEPLEFKSMPDPSWKLGAYYLEEVRRWLVERYGEQAVYEGGLHVRAALDMTHQEAAENAMRKGLEESARRRGWEGSLMRLRPEEHAMFLADEALPSEALEPGSWLKVLVTQVSPQGALVRFGDLTGEIPLAQMSWAREPDAQKSPEEVPPVTDATTVLRSGDVVWAEVLKKPAQPNEARWSLALRREPSVEGALVSIRPDSGEVLALVGGYSFQRSQFNRATQALRQPGSAFKPIVYSAALDNGYTPASVLLDAPVVYTDEVTSQIWKPDNFEGVFYGPTLLRTALVKSRNLVTIRIAQKIGIKTIIERAKAMGLVSNFPQDLSVALGSAVVTPLNLCQAYTAFARGGSYINPRLVLDVVSAWGESLYASQPEPVEAISPQTAYIVTSMLKDVVQSGTGWRAKALKRPVAGKTGTSNDERDAWFLGFTPYLVTGVFVGFDSNEPMGKYETGARAASPIWVDYRAAVEEQFPFQDFPRPAGVTMVSIDPQSGLLAGPNSTESLFLPFLEGSAPTEMATGSDSPATMGVTPAEGEDLFKQVY
- a CDS encoding YkgJ family cysteine cluster protein, which translates into the protein MSCEYVCARCASMGPTCCQLAPGQEEFCFPLSDIEMDRIRDFVVNKGWFAQEANSSAFVSHVATLFPGEQKLVEELFHPRKFHFRLAVDSSGKCIFLSDTGCRLPTEARPYYCRLFPFWVSGGDIMVLGADCLARREARGMAMLLRKFTSTPAKARELHARLRLAWGLPPERGMPRPIVSFARSNR
- a CDS encoding ArnT family glycosyltransferase; the encoded protein is MSEGNVLGRRPGFWAGTIILGTGLARLAFLFCGQLDLVMDEAQYWDWTRRLQLSYYSKPPLIAYIIAFWTGFLGNTESGVRAGAFMGAAATQALLYLGVAKLFGRPRVALWVLVIASTTPLFLASGLLMTTDNPLLVCWLGALLCLLAASQGQGGVWPWLGLAVCMALGLLAKYMMLAFIGVALLHGLILQRAGLLPKGFWPRLAAALTAGTVVGLAPVFAWNIENGFAAFKHVGNLAGVSGNRAEAFLRPRKLPEYVGSQIGLLSPWWLAATLAGSWAALRQVWGKRHPPLGLSQTQAALLVAGFWPMFAFFLAWSLHTKIEGNWPAMCYVSGLISAGFFWHWFWREGRGALHRARKVWLALAGLVFMLLHLQGTIPLPHDYDPALRLKGWSDLGNKLAELRQASFVDPTRVFFFSSAYDTTAALAFYAPGQPFTYCVNLGRRMNQYDLWPGPHDKLGWDAVFVERKPNRPVPDLLLGMFDSVEPVYYRTRHKGRPAQEFTFLVCRGFNGHWPQGPTGDY
- a CDS encoding TraR/DksA family transcriptional regulator; the protein is MNTRGTEEIRHRLTIALQEIEEAHEGSMEMLADGFQAFADTVDVASQETDRKILLALRERDRQRARDIRRALRQLEDGNYGICEECGEPIAPARLKAFPTTTLCVHCKEALEQEQYAHAR
- a CDS encoding DMT family transporter, coding for MPAIYVKLVASMAIWGGTWVSGRIVAGAMEPFSAAFLRFLVASIFLVFMTMREEKRLPILRREHLLHALLLGLTGVFAYNAFFFSGLRSVPAGKAALIIASTPAVMAIFSGLFLKERLGRWHAVGIPLSLSGVLLIISRGDPLALLEGGLGHGELYIFGCVAAWSAYSLLGKRAMVIMSPLTAVTWSCIFGCFLLLPAALAEGIAGTVRSIGLVVWGNLLFLGVMATGLSFAWYYEGIKAIGASRAGVFINLVPVAAIGLGVLVLGESVTWTLAAGGAMVICGVWLTNRRPQPARAPADNAV
- a CDS encoding C-GCAxxG-C-C family protein codes for the protein MNRIDVAVRAGELFESNGLLCAESVLQALCERNCAQAAWSGFAPRMASGFCSGVARTGGMCGALSGAIMALGLLHGRDSGQASLEAVYAMVQELVNEFQERFGALTCVELTSVDFRTAEGQQAFRERNLKLGLCIPMARASAEMAQRVLDDFGADPASE
- a CDS encoding LysR family transcriptional regulator → MELRHLRTFRTVATLMSFNKASKVLNYAQSSISVQIQALERDLDNRLFDRRGKKLFLTDAGRELLVYCDRLLALADEARERVTAQGVRQGTLNVRVPESLGLMLLPGLLGRFRQSFPDIRLALHACSAESLPRDLFEGVYDLAFLLAESVDAAVLQVERLGCMEIVPVAAPGHTLTDTGRIPLAMLAAQPLLLGTSDCSYRKSFERLLAGEGLTPASLTEVAGMELLKRLVAEGAGYTMLPWPMAREEMQAGRMVVVDCPEARLEVAVLMITHRDKWHCAVLRAFMDMARQEATRIGLL